The Vanessa atalanta chromosome 2, ilVanAtal1.2, whole genome shotgun sequence DNA window CTAAAGTGTCTAAGTTCGCCGCTCGCACCAGAATTAAGGTACGCAATTAAAAAATTTTATACGTTAACGCAAGAtttcaataatatgtatattatgttaaggcttttcttttattttgtaaaattatattaaattcgagTTACTTCTTCGTGTTTAACATGTATCACGAGATATGTAgtcatactttttaattttaataagaagtGCTATCAGCATGATTGGATTTATTGTAACTTAAGTTTGGatttaaagtaacaataataacagTCTCGGTAAGTCGTAGTAATATATTGGTATAACATGTTCAGTAACTAAGGCATGAAAATCAATTTCGGAAATCCAAGTATCGTAATACTGTTGTATATTGCATTAAGTTTCATTTTATACGTTCCGcttaattttgattgatttgatttttatttgtctacTTTAACACTCATTGCACAATCTTGAGACATATTTTCATATTCGTTACTCGTGTATCTCTAAATTGTCATCAGAAATCGTCGAGCTCAGGATATAGTCTccttataatgtatattttttaatcatctcaaataatgttacttaaataaattcgcCTCAGTCGCGTGCCAgttaaatgaaagtaaaatagATGTATAAATAAGATGTCGCAACTAGAACACGATATCTGGGTGTCGGCCGCTGTAGCGCGCTCTGTTGTAGCTGGAGGCGCTGGCGGGGCTGGGCGGCTGGCTGCGCGCCGACCCGGGCGCCGTCCTGCTAGACACATGGGTATTGCGCGCTCACTTACTCGCACAGGTCTGACGCCACACCTCGCGACACACCCCGCGACACACCTCGCGACACACCTCGCGCACGCTGCTCCCTGAGTCCTCGCTGTACCTGATTGTTGATCATTTTCTACTATTTGTTTAACGCCATTTGAGAGCTAGCGGTTTTTTTCTTGCTTACCACCTTTAACGCATCAGTGTGAATTCTTTGATCGAGCTTTTTAAACAAAGCAGAAAATGTgacatcaattatttattgGCAGGAATCAGCGTGTACGCATCCGGTATATTTCAATGCTTATTAAAACGCATCGCGTCATATCTTAAATGATTGTTTCTCACATTTCAAATTacgaaatcattaaaattaacgcTTTGCTAGACATCATTTGTGATTAACTGTTTGTGAGCGTGCCATACCTGAGGTTTTCGGGCtatctattattttgatatttcatgTCATTTATGTGTTAGTACTTTAGGGATTTGGGGTCACTCACAGATTAACAAGCCGATCATATTTTTGTCatcttcatataaaaatatttatgaaatatatctaaatactggtcgcataatatttatacagttgTAGTACTTAATGTGTATCGTTTTGATTTTATGcattgaataaatttacaatgtacaataaatgaataatattaatattttaaggtacATATATtaaggtacattttttttttattttgtgtaaattggcAATTTATTTGGTGTGATGTTTGCTTCAACTACGATTAAGTACTGGTGGGTGGTCTGTTACATATCTTTggtaattatcttttattagtgtgtagtacatttaaatttttgaagagaattataaatgtaattttcgtAGGTACTCTTTCTGATATAGTACGAAGTATGTTTTtccaaaaaagattttattttatattgaaataattgtgAACTTTTATGctcaaaaaattaacaaataaacaacaacacCTAAATTGATCCaggaaatttaatataatgtattacatTCTAAAAACCGAAGTTGAATGTTCGCAGGTCGGGCGCGCGCTCTCCTTCAATAAGACGCCCTCGAAGCTGAAGCGGGCGATGTCATCCATGATCTCACCGTTCGGGTCCACCTCCAACCTGACGCCCGCCTCGCAGCTCGCGCAGATGAGACTCGCcagttgtaataatataaacgtaCGTCGCCTCCGTCGGTCGGTCGGTCGGTGCGAAGGTCGAATCGTCCTAATATACTAAAGCTCGATGTCTCGCAGGAGATGGGCGCGAGTGGCGGCGGCGAGGGCGGCTCGGTGCTGGTGGCGCCGCTGTCGGTGCAGCCCACGCGCAAGGCGGGCGCGGGCGCCGCGGCCGCGCTGCGCCGCTTCTGACGCCGCTCGCAGCGCTCCGTGTGACGCGAGCCGCGGCCCGGCGGCTGTCCTCCTGCGTCGTCGAGACGCTCGTGATTTGACTTTCGAGTTCGACGACCggcgtcgtcgtcgtcgtcgctccgCCGTCGATTCTTAATAATTCTAGTGACCCAGTGCCGAGGACGATCGGACGTAGGGAAGTGGCAAgtgaatgtaatttatttgttgcGAGTACTTTTCGGGCTCGGCCCGTCGAGTGAAGCCGTTGGAATCGGAAGTGCCTTGTAGTATTGAAAGGATCGAAACGATCCGTGTGGGGTCGGAAGTCGACCGATAGTATTATTTCGAATTGGAAAGTGAGAACGAAGGAGCTTCGACTGTTGAAGGCGGATTGTAAATTAGATTTATACTAATCGATGTGACGGAAATTGCGTGATCGTCGATCGCGTGATTTGTGGAATCGAGTTGCGCAACTATAAACCAAATGAAAGTCGAATAAAATTAAGTCaataagtttcatatttttttatagttgggTCCTATCTCCACTATTGGCAGTTAAATCGTGTAGCTAGTTTTGGGATCTGTGTAATatcttgaattatttaaatcggaTATTTAAAATCTTGTGTCACAtagtaatattgatattattgaatAGTCTTgagtaatatgtacatattgtgatattttaatttaatcgtgaAATAGACAGTCGTAGGCTAGAGTAGTGTTGTACTGGTAACCTACCATTTCCGTctgctaaatattttaaacgttccTAATATTTGCCTTGTCGCTTGTGGACGTTTAATCCATCAAACATTCATTCATCCACGAACATCGGCGACCGACGGTCGCTTGTGTTCTCGCGTGCGTGTTTTCtgctttttattttcattaatttttcacGAAAAAGCTCAAAAGCTTATGACACGCACCGACTTTCATATCATGTGTACGCATGTTAATGCATTGTACAaagttctatatttataaatattttaaatgattgaaagaataaaggtttattttcaatcacaggctttttaatttaacacgaCCTCATAGCGATAGCACATCTACTTGGCGCGGCGCAGGAAGGCGTAGGCGttggcggcggcgcgcgcggcgggcgccAGCGCCGCGGCCAGCAGCGGCGCCGCGCCCGCCCACAGCAGCGGCGCCGGCATCTCCGCGCTCCACAGCATCGTCGCCTTCATTATTATGGTCGTCTTGAAATAACGGCACGGATTACGGACGTCGAGAGCTGTCTCAGTCGATATTCgttgttaaaattaatctcaCCACCATGATGAAGGGGATAATCTGCCACTGAGTGCCGATTCTCGACGAGCATGCGTTCTCCTCTGTTGCGATGTTCATATCGGAAACGAAATCGTTGTTGCCGTACACGTACAGCAGCGCGACCAACTCTAACAGGCAGATGCAGGGCATTGCGACGCCAGACATTATCGCATCCACACTTTCGAGTAGCGCTACACCACCCTTCAATTGACATTACAGTTTATTGATTACAAAtacttattgatatattatatgggatctatttttagtttttttcccGTTGTCTTACAGAAAAATGCATTACTAACTTTGTCTTGCAAGTTAACGTAAACGTTTCAAGTTTGTAACGAAAATCTTCAAAATTATCCCGATTATCCGGACCAAATAAAAGTGAGGGTATTCCGTACAATCGATTTcaaagtcaaatcaaataatgtttaaattttaatcaactttaattattattatatcagttTATCGCTATAaagcaatataaaatactttcaaCGCAATAAAGTGAGAGCAGGAGTACTCTAGGTGTCTTTGTGCGGTCTAacgtactaatattatttatgtacgatGCGAGCGTTAACAGTTAGTGAAACctatatagtatgtataatcttttacagatatattattatttcaatactgTATTGACTTCCCCAACGGCGTATGCGCCTGATTCATGAGGACTacgataaaacttttaaaaaatgatataaataatactaaggaTATATGTCCTTGAGCTTTACTTTAACAGGTTAAGTGAGAGAGTACTGAGCGACATGATTCTCGATTTCGCACCCAGTACCTACGTACTAGTCTCAGTTTGACcctcttttaaataaagaaatcttaCTGTTGTTGCAAAGAGAAGACTAAATCCCATGCAGGTCAAGATCGTTCCAGCCACTACAGCTTGTTCTGCAAACCTagacacaaataatttaaaaaaaatactcgatGCAACTTTTTCGTCTTGCAACAAGTACTCATAACTATATAAGtagaatgtattattaaaactcaaacaaaaataatgatgaataaaaaaatataacaatgggAATTGAATATTAAGTTACAAATATAGTTCGATACATTATATTCACCTATACCATTAACAGCAATAAGCTAGTGTGTCGTTAAAGACAGAGAGACTGGGTATGATTAGAGAGCAGGATATTATTAGCTTATTGGAGcagcataatatataatatacatttgagAAAAACttgtaactttaaattcaattcatttattttttaaatccgcTAGTAAGTACTTACACTAATTTgactttatattcaaatattgtatgtaGTGCTGTTTTGACGAGAACAAATGCCACGCTCATGTATGAAAATGCAATCCCACTGAATATAAGTGCCGATCtggatgaaataaaatgtataaattaatgtatttacctcatttcaatatattataaatacttaaagaaaCTTACATGAAATGCGAATAGTTTTTGATCAACGTACACTTAGAGTACATAGGAATTATCCATAACGTACCTTAAAAGTTAAaccatatgttataaaatatgaaacttataaaaaaaacaatatgtatttttttagaagtggtacataagtattaataaatattactttcctGCATGGTGTAAACAGCTTTAGTATTAGGCTGTATACAATCGACTAGCGCACAGATCGCAGCTCCACCCGAATGAAGTGCAGTTAGTAAGAGTAATAGCCCACTATGCCATACGTTTTCGCCGTTTAGATGCGGGTCGATATGACCCGAAGCTTAAATTTATAGTTCTATTAAATaacgaattatattaaattcaatatcatCGCATTGAACACCTACCATAATGGTTTAAACCCTTTCCGTGAATAATTTCCGATCCCACACTGGCTGAATGGATATAGAGAGAAACCTCCAAAGCGTCAGCTAAAGCCTATAACATTTAtgggtatttttaatatatttcgagTCTAAAGACTAAATAGAATAAATGCATGAGtacaatatacattttgtacACCTATGCCTTAATAGCTCAACGACTTATAGGTCCCCGAGCAATGTGAATGTTGCAGGTTCGATTCTGACCCCTTGAATTATTTTTCTACCAAATCCTAATAAAAATTCCATTTAACTAGAGTACCTCTCTAGTTAAATGGAATTTTAGTTAATCGCGGTACGGTTAAGTACccaacttatatattttttcccaattcatacattttaattacaaataatcgAGAGAATACTAGCTTATAGTTTGCAATCAACAATGggggaaaatatttaaaaaaaaaaatctacgtacTGAAAGTACTTCCTTAGAACCCATCCTAAAAACTTTACGCCAGGCTTCAGGTGAGGTTACAAGTTTTATAAcagaagtaaataaaagtaatgtcGCCCAAAACCACGGCACGATGACTAGCCAAGAATACATGTTATTCCAAATTAACtgtaaattagaatattaacgtgattgtttgtttgtttacaaaGATTACATTatgtcaatatataataattctaacCCTGCCGTGAGAAAGACGTTCCTTTATCAAAAGTGCCCATAAAACACCCCAtactaaaactaaacaaaacgaTAACGGCATATTGAAATGGCCGAAATTGTAATCTTCACGGAACAAAACGACTTCCACgctaaaaaataaactaattaaaattatcagaaaatttggataaaaaaatatgatatgacAATATCACTtactaaaaaaagttataagctGGAGTGCTGTACAGAATTGGATAGCCTAAGGAATATCTCTCATTGCACATTTCTATTGGTTGGAGGTAACGTCTTCGAGTAACATTATGCTTTGGTCTAAAGAGTATCACTAATTAGTAGTTAATTCAAGCTTCACAGTCAAaatcaacaacaaaaatatacaagtcTACAAACCTTGTACGTACATAGTTAACTTTAAATAAGCAAACGATACCTTCAAGCGTGAAAGTTAAAGTTGGTCATAGACAATCCGTTGCCATCAAATGGTctgaatgtaattaaaatagtaatgcttaaaataatttattttgttctttatatttaaactatatgaCTTGAAAGTATTTTCTACTATGTTTTATAATCAAAGCAAAGTATTTTTTTGCCTAGATTGTCAATgtcgttataaattaaaaaatatatatattataaaaatatgaagtacCTTTTACGTAGCAGGTTTTGGTCAGTTACATTTCTCCATGCAAAATCATACGTCCCAACTGTAACGTGTTCAGTTAAAAATTTTTCCTCAAAAACTTCGCCAGTTTCCAACAAAAATCTAGACTAAAAACGTtactaattaattcaaaatcttatattataattaatattgttttaacagGATGTTGATCCAATTACCTCCCTTAACATCATAAACGTAAGATTTTTCAAAATCGGGTCGTATGGTTTAAGATCAAAATCTCTGAAATAAGTTTACAATTATGTATTCAGtaatataaatgtgtaatatataagcGACTACtatttaatcttataaacaaagttaaatgataaataaatactttcagccaacattaatatgattttgattaaattataatttaagtaaatgcCAAATAATTTTCGTCTATGTTATGGTCGATTgcaaatacatacaaacattagATATTTTAGCCATTTAAAGGAAATGCGACTTTGTTCTATGTCTGGGACAttgattaatattctattatattataaactattttaaaaaacgtATACCTGCAAAATGTAAAAGGTAATTTAGAGTCAGATACGGAGTGCAAGACGTAGATTGAGGCTATAGCAGCAATTGTGCTACAAAGAATTGCTCGCACTAAAGCATTGATACATATTGCTAAGCCGATACCtaacaaatgtataaataattaaacattagtaCACATGAACACATAAAGGGTCCATctggacaatttttttttatctttatttctaagaaaacataaaatacctTCAAACATTGGCAGAATACGAAAAGCACGCCCGGGGCCACTAATACTCCACTGCCCGAGGTAAACTTCAAAATGTCGTGAAGGATTTGCAAGCAGTCCAGTCGCCATGATtagaaataacataaatacaacTAAAAAAAGTTACTTAGTTATAGCaaagatttcattaaaaacGTGGGGAAAAACGAAGAAAGCATAATAGGTGAAAAAGAATACAAACAAAATCCTCCTGTGAGTACTGAAGCCGCAACTCGGCAATGCATAGTTAAAAAAGCGCCAAGAGCTAGTGAACCAAGTCTTAAATTGCGACGACCCTGTATGCCTCGCTGAACGCCGCCGCCTGAAGCGTTGTCCATTCCAGGAATATGGCTCGTTGACCAAACGACGGACCATTGACTTTgctgattattaaaatttttaatgattaattttaaaatgttgaccCTATTGTACCTAACTTATGACGCTGTGgtattatttccaaaaataataaattctattcagtaaaataattgttctCTTATACTATTATTCTAATACCatactaaaataatagattattatacataatcgTTACTAATAAAAGAGGAGTCTCTTGTACCCTGATTGAAAAATCTACTAAGCCTACTTAAAACATACCAGAAGATGTAGCGAGTTTTGtaggttttaatatttgtaatgctTGGCTGAGATGCATGtcaatatatttcattgtaaataatattacataatatttagatGAACTCACCGCATCTCTATTATCATACGTAAGTATAGTATCCATGGAATTTGGGTTTCGAGAAGCCATTGTaccttttagaaatataaataaattaagtcaaAATCATAGTAATTTTTCTTCAAACGACGTagcaatgttatataaatttcacaTTCTGTCAGGGAATGGTCATTTACTTGATAACATGTTCGTTCTGACAATGTAAGTGACATTGTCATGAATGAGAGAatcatttttgtgtttttgcgctaaaaataaataaaaagtattcaaataaacttatcCAAATTGATATAGTGcgtttttattgaaacatttaccaattttttaatttgcaattcTTCAGAGTCGATGATTAAgatgtttgtaaaaaataaaatcccaTAAAATAgtcataaacaaattttattttttatttgtacaaatttacATTTGATAACTTACGATATGaacaatatacttaatttaaacttcgTACTTATCTAATGCAGTCAGATTTATCGTTTCAACACTTCTTATTTTGCGATGAGAGGTGCATTTAAAAGCTGTTCCCGTGATAGAATATCacgaaaaaaaatttcaaaaataaaaacagaaaattttaaacgaaaacagCTCCGGCAGTCGCTTCACCCAAAGAGAACTGAGCGCGCAAGCGTCTCCGGCCGTGGGGGTTACAGGCTGAGCGCGGCACGCGACAGCTCGCGCTACgtgggcggcggcgcgggcgcttGCGGCGCCTCCTGGGGCAGCGTGAAGTTGATGAGCAGGTCCC harbors:
- the LOC125069183 gene encoding uncharacterized protein LOC125069183, with protein sequence MASRNPNSMDTILTYDNRDAQSQWSVVWSTSHIPGMDNASGGGVQRGIQGRRNLRLGSLALGAFLTMHCRVAASVLTGGFFVFMLFLIMATGLLANPSRHFEVYLGQWSISGPGRAFRILPMFEGIGLAICINALVRAILCSTIAAIASIYVLHSVSDSKLPFTFCRDFDLKPYDPILKNLTFMMLRESRFLLETGEVFEEKFLTEHVTVGTYDFAWRNVTDQNLLRKRPKHNVTRRRYLQPIEMCNERYSLGYPILYSTPAYNFFYVEVVLFREDYNFGHFNMPLSFCLVLVWGVLWALLIKERLSHGRLIWNNMYSWLVIVPWFWATLLLFTSVIKLVTSPEAWRKVFRMGSKEVLSALADALEVSLYIHSASVGSEIIHGKGLNHYASGHIDPHLNGENVWHSGLLLLLTALHSGGAAICALVDCIQPNTKAVYTMQESTLWIIPMYSKCTLIKNYSHFISALIFSGIAFSYMSVAFVLVKTALHTIFEYKVKLVFAEQAVVAGTILTCMGFSLLFATTGGVALLESVDAIMSGVAMPCICLLELVALLYVYGNNDFVSDMNIATEENACSSRIGTQWQIIPFIMVVRLILTTNID